CACGCGGTGACTGAAGCGGTGGTGCCAGTAGTAACAGAAGTCCAGCGCGATGATCAGCGTCGGCCAGTACCACCAGGCCGAGGTCGACAGCTCGAACAGCGCCGCGTGGGCGAAGACGAACACGAACCCGAAGAACGTGATGACCTTGAAGGTCGTCAGGAACACGATGGAGCCGACGCCCATCGAGATCGACGTGCGCGCGTCCTTGAACGCGTAGCCCGTGACGTTGTCGTCGTGGTCGAGCCACCGCAGGGCGGCGACCTCGATCGCGATGCTGAGCAGGAAGAACGGCACCGCGTAGGTGACCGGGTTCTTCATCGGGTCCAGGAGTTCCTCGAGCACGCGACCACGATACGGCCTCGATGTGACTACGCTCACACGCCATGGGCATCGATCCGGCCGGACAGGTCATCGTCGTCACGGGCTCCTCCAGCGGGATCGGCGCGGCCGCCGCGCGACGCCTCGCCGCACGCGGTGCGACGGTGTGCCTCCTGGCCCGGCGCGCCGACGAGCTCGAGTCCCTCGCCGCCGCCATCCGCACCGAGGGAGGCGCCGCCGAGGCGTACCCGGTCGACCTCACCGACGACGACTCCACTGCCGCCGCCGTCGAGCAGGTCCTCGGTGACCACGGCCGCATCGACGTCCTGGTGAACAACGCGGCCCGCTCGATCCGGCGCCCGATCGTCGAGTCCTTCGACCGGCTGCACGACCACGAGCGGGTCATGGCGATCAACTACTTCGCGTCCGTGCGGTTGATCCACCTCGTACTGCCCTCGATGCTGGCGCAGGGCCGCGGACACGTGGTCGTCAGCTCGACCTTGTCGACCCAGGTGCCGATCCCTCTCTTCTCGGCCTACCTGGCCAGCAAGAGCGCCCTCGAGTCGTACGTCCGCTCCCTCTCTGCAGAGTTGGGTCACGCGGGGATCACGACCTCGACGGTGCACTTCCCGATGGTGCGCACCCCGATGTCCGGGGGCACCGAGATCTACCGAGCGATGAAGATGATGAGCCCCGACGACGCGGCCCGCTGGATCGAGCGCGCCGTCGTGTCACGCCCTTCGCGGATCGCGAGCGCGTTCGGCGTCGCCGGCGAGACGTCGATGGCCCTGGCCCCTGGCATCGTCACCCGGGCGACCGCGCCGTTCTTCCGCCGGATGGACCGTCAGTTGGCTCGGCGGACGGCCGCCGGCGACGTACCCGAGTAGCATCGGCCGCAGGCGGCCACCACCCCCGGTCGTCACCGATTCAGACCGGTCCGGAACCACCCCTCCCGGCCAGGAAGAAGGACTCATGGGCGCGCCCAGCAGCTTCGGAACCCACCACGAGCAAGTCGTGTTCTGTCACGACGAGGCCTCCGGTCTGCGGGCGATCATCGCCCTGTACTCCACCGCACTGGGCCCGGGCCTGGGTGGCACCCGCTTCTTCCCCTACGCCTCCGAGACCGACGCGCTCGCGGACGTCCTCAACCTCAGCCAGGGCATGGCCTACAAGAACGCGCTCGCCGGACTCGACCTGGGCGGCGGCAAGGCCGTCATCATCGGTGACCCGCGCACCGACAAGTCCGAGGCGCTGCTGCGGGCCTACGGCCGCTTCGTCCAGTCGCTGAACGGGCGCTATTTCACCGCCTGCGACGTGGGCACCTACTCCATCGACATGGACGTCATCGCGCGCGAGTCGGACTTCGTCACCGGCCGGACGGTCGACCACGGCGGCGCCGGCGACTCCAGCGTCCTGACCGCCTTCGGCGTCTACCAAGGCATGCGCGCCTCCGCCCAGTTCACGTGGGGCGACCAGTCGCTGGCGGGCAAGCGCGTCGGCATCGCCGGCGTGGGCAAGGTCGGACGGCACCTGGCCGCCCACCTGGTCGAGGAGGACGCGCGCGTCGTCGTCACCGACATCGACTCCGAGGCGGTGGCGCGTCTGGTGCAGCAGTACCCCTCGATCGAGGTCGCCGAGTCGACCGACGCCCTCATCGCAGCCGACCTCGACGTCTACGCGCCCTGCGCCCTCGGCGGTGCGCTCGACGAGAAGAGCCTCGAGACGCTGACCGCGAAGGTCGTCGCCGGCGCGGCCAACAACCAGCTGGCCCACGAGGGCATCGGCAAGCTGCTCTCCGACCGGGGGATCGTCTACGCGCCCGACTACTGCGTGAACGCCGGCGGCGTGATCCAGGTGGCGGACGAGCTGGATCCGAGCGGGTTCTCGTTCGAGCGGGCGAAGGCCCGGGCGACCGGCATCTTCGAAACGACCCTGTCCGTGCTGGAGCGCGCGGCGAGCGAGGACATCACGACCGCGGAGGCCGCGGACCGCCAGGCCGAGCAGCGCATCCGCGAGATCGGACGACTCGGGCAGATCCGGCTCCCCTGACCGTCAGGCGGCGCTCAGCAGGAGGGCCATCCCGCCGACCGCCGAGACGCACAGGATCCCCGCGCGGGCCGCGCCGATCGACAGCCGCGGCGCGACGACCAGCCCGACCACCGTGCCGACCCCGAGCGCGGCCAGCATCTGCCACGACGGCAGCACCAGGCCGACCACCACGGCGGTGACGAGGTTCTGCACGATCAGGAACGTGTGCAGCGTGCCGCGGGTCTGCGCGGGGGTCCAGGTCGAGTTGGCGGCGTAGAGACCGACGGGTGGCCCGCCCACTCCGCCCACCACGTTCAGGCCGGCGCTCATGATGCCCGTCGCGATGGTGCCCGCAGGCCGACGCAGCCATGCCGACCGCCATCCGGACGCGAGCATCGCCACGCCGACGACGACGCCGATCCCGCCGGCGACCGCGAGCCAGGTGTGGTCGAGGGGCGCCAGCGCCCAGGCGATCAGCGGTGTCGCGGCGAGTGTGGGGACCAGGAGCCGCAGCGCGTCGCGCCGCTGGGCGTGGCGCCCCTCCCGCAGGAGCGGCAGCCCCGACGAGCAGGCCGCCAGGAGCACGACCAGGGCGACCCCCTCCGCCGGCCCGCGCACGGCGATCAGCACGGGTGCGGCGACGAGGGAGAATCCCATGCCGGTCGTCGCCTGGGCGAAGGCTCCGACGAGGACGGCGAGCAGGACGAGGTCGCCGGACGACAGTCCGGCGAGGAGCTGATCACTCATCGGCGAGCGGGGTCGAGCCGGTAGCGGCGCTGGAACACGATCGCCACGACCATCAGTGCGGCCGGCAGCACGGTGAAGCCCCACAGCAGCGCCTTCATCGCCGAGTCGGGCTGCGTCACCTCGACGTCGGCGGTGCTGGAGACGAAGCCGCCCACGGCCAGCGCGGCCGAGTACAGGTACGGGCCGGCCGCCGTTCCCAGCGCCTCGGTGGCCGTCCAGACCCCCGTGTACGCGCCGGCCTGGGAGTCGCCCTTCTCCTCCGCGGCCGCGACGGCGTCCGGCACCATCGAGAAGGCGAACAGCTGCAGGCCGGCGAACGCGAAGCCCATGACCGCGACGACCACGACGGACACGGCGACCGCGTCCAGCCACGCGCCCAGCGCCACCGCCAGCGAACCGACGACGAAGATCAGCTGGGAGAGCAGCAGACCGCGCTGCTTCCCGATCCTGCGGGAGAGCCTCAGCCAGATCGGGCCGGCCAGGACCGCGGGAGCGAGGAAGCAGCCCATGAACACCGCCGTCAGGCCCGCGCTGTCGAAGACGTAGCGCGTGAAGTACGGCAGCGCCGCCATGAACAGGTGCGTCGTGGTGCCGGTGAACAGGTAGGACAGGACCAGCATGCGGAAGTCGCGGTCGGCCCAGGCCACCTTCACGTCCGCGATCGTCGAGTGCCCGGCGGACTCGGCCGGTGCCCGGAAACCGCACGCGTCGGTCAGCCGGCGCACGCCCAGGATCGCCACGAGAGCCGACACGACCATCACGACGGCCAGGACGGCGGCCATCGTCGTGTAGTCGCCGCGCTGCTCGCTGGACACGAGAGCGGGCGCGGCGACGCCGGCGCCCAGCAGTCCGACCGTCAGGAACAGCATCCGGAACATGAAGACGCGGGTGCGCTCGTGGTAGCCGATCCGCAGGTCGGACGGCGTGGTCAGGTAGGGCACCTGGAACATCGCGAACAGCAGGTTGCCGACGATGTACCAACCGCCGACCCATGCGGCGGCGGGTGCGCCCTCGAGCGAGGACGGGACCGTGAACATGGCCACCATCGCCAGGCCGAGGGCCACGCCCCCGGTCATCATGCGGCGCCGGTGTCCGAGTGCTCGCGCCTGGCGGTCCGAGCGCGAGCCGATCATCGGGTGGATGACGACGTCGATGATCTTCGGCAGCAGCAGGGTCAGGCCGGCGAGAGCGGCGGCGACCCCGAGGATGTCGGTCAGGAAGTACAGCAGCAGCAGGCCGGGCACCGTGACCCAGACGCCCATGCCGAACGAGCCGGAGGCGTAGGCGGACAGGGCGCCGACGGGCGCGCGGGTCGACTCGTCGATGGGCGCGTCCTCACGGGCGCTCATCGGACGCCCGCCGTTCCCCGGTGACGTGCGACGACGCCGGCGGCGAGCTCGGCACCGTCGAACGCGCCGGCGGCGGCGCGGCCGGCGAGGGTGCGGCGGACGATCCCGTCGGTGACCTGCGGCAGGTGCCGGGACAGGAAGAACTCCACCGCTCCCCTGCCCGTGGTGGTGATGTCGCGGCGGGCCCGAGCCGACAGCGCCGCGAGGTGGATCGCGTCGACGACGCCCTCGAGGGACTCGTAGCTGCTCATGCCCTCCAGGGACAGCCCCGCCTCGCGGGTGGAGTCGTGGATGGGGCTGCGGACGGCGGACGGATAGACGCAGGTGACCCCCACGTGCGTGCCCAGCTCGAGTCGCAGGGCATCGGCATAGGCGACCATCGCGCGCTTGGAGGCGCCGTACGCCGCTGCCAGCGGCAACTGCATGACGGCCATGCGCGAGGTGACCATGACGACGCGGCCGCGGGACGCGACGAGCGCGTCCACGCACGCCGCCGTGATCCGCCACGTGCCGACCAGGTTGATCTCGAGCTGACGACGGACCTCGTCGCCGGGCGCGAGCTCGGCCGGGGCAGGCCCGCCGATGCCGGCGTTGTTGACCAGCACGTCGAGCCCGCCGAGCAGGTCGATGGCCCGGGCGACACCGGCTGCGGCCGAGTCGTCGTCGGTGATGTCGCACGCGACGACCTCGAAGGGCTCGTCCCCCGCCGGGGCGATGTCGAGGCCGACCACGACGGCCCCCTCGGAGACGAGACGGCGGCCGAGCTCGCGG
Above is a window of Aeromicrobium senzhongii DNA encoding:
- a CDS encoding SDR family NAD(P)-dependent oxidoreductase; translated protein: MGIDPAGQVIVVTGSSSGIGAAAARRLAARGATVCLLARRADELESLAAAIRTEGGAAEAYPVDLTDDDSTAAAVEQVLGDHGRIDVLVNNAARSIRRPIVESFDRLHDHERVMAINYFASVRLIHLVLPSMLAQGRGHVVVSSTLSTQVPIPLFSAYLASKSALESYVRSLSAELGHAGITTSTVHFPMVRTPMSGGTEIYRAMKMMSPDDAARWIERAVVSRPSRIASAFGVAGETSMALAPGIVTRATAPFFRRMDRQLARRTAAGDVPE
- a CDS encoding SDR family NAD(P)-dependent oxidoreductase, which encodes MKLSLLTPRRPAAGRRVLITGASGTLGRELGRRLVSEGAVVVGLDIAPAGDEPFEVVACDITDDDSAAAGVARAIDLLGGLDVLVNNAGIGGPAPAELAPGDEVRRQLEINLVGTWRITAACVDALVASRGRVVMVTSRMAVMQLPLAAAYGASKRAMVAYADALRLELGTHVGVTCVYPSAVRSPIHDSTREAGLSLEGMSSYESLEGVVDAIHLAALSARARRDITTTGRGAVEFFLSRHLPQVTDGIVRRTLAGRAAAGAFDGAELAAGVVARHRGTAGVR
- a CDS encoding TSUP family transporter, with product MSDQLLAGLSSGDLVLLAVLVGAFAQATTGMGFSLVAAPVLIAVRGPAEGVALVVLLAACSSGLPLLREGRHAQRRDALRLLVPTLAATPLIAWALAPLDHTWLAVAGGIGVVVGVAMLASGWRSAWLRRPAGTIATGIMSAGLNVVGGVGGPPVGLYAANSTWTPAQTRGTLHTFLIVQNLVTAVVVGLVLPSWQMLAALGVGTVVGLVVAPRLSIGAARAGILCVSAVGGMALLLSAA
- a CDS encoding MFS transporter, yielding MSAREDAPIDESTRAPVGALSAYASGSFGMGVWVTVPGLLLLYFLTDILGVAAALAGLTLLLPKIIDVVIHPMIGSRSDRQARALGHRRRMMTGGVALGLAMVAMFTVPSSLEGAPAAAWVGGWYIVGNLLFAMFQVPYLTTPSDLRIGYHERTRVFMFRMLFLTVGLLGAGVAAPALVSSEQRGDYTTMAAVLAVVMVVSALVAILGVRRLTDACGFRAPAESAGHSTIADVKVAWADRDFRMLVLSYLFTGTTTHLFMAALPYFTRYVFDSAGLTAVFMGCFLAPAVLAGPIWLRLSRRIGKQRGLLLSQLIFVVGSLAVALGAWLDAVAVSVVVVAVMGFAFAGLQLFAFSMVPDAVAAAEEKGDSQAGAYTGVWTATEALGTAAGPYLYSAALAVGGFVSSTADVEVTQPDSAMKALLWGFTVLPAALMVVAIVFQRRYRLDPARR
- a CDS encoding Glu/Leu/Phe/Val dehydrogenase dimerization domain-containing protein, translated to MGAPSSFGTHHEQVVFCHDEASGLRAIIALYSTALGPGLGGTRFFPYASETDALADVLNLSQGMAYKNALAGLDLGGGKAVIIGDPRTDKSEALLRAYGRFVQSLNGRYFTACDVGTYSIDMDVIARESDFVTGRTVDHGGAGDSSVLTAFGVYQGMRASAQFTWGDQSLAGKRVGIAGVGKVGRHLAAHLVEEDARVVVTDIDSEAVARLVQQYPSIEVAESTDALIAADLDVYAPCALGGALDEKSLETLTAKVVAGAANNQLAHEGIGKLLSDRGIVYAPDYCVNAGGVIQVADELDPSGFSFERAKARATGIFETTLSVLERAASEDITTAEAADRQAEQRIREIGRLGQIRLP